A window of Nonomuraea angiospora genomic DNA:
GATCGCCCCGCACCGCCACCCGCTGCCCCTGCTCGACGCCGCCAGGGCGGTGCGCTGGGTGCGGCACCACGCCGCCTCGACCGGCGTGGACCCGGCCCGCGTGGGGGTGCTCGGCTTCTCGGCGGGCGGCCACCTGGCCGGACTGCTCGCCACCGAGGCGGGATCCATGCTGCCGGAGGGCCCGCACGACGCCGTCGACCAGGCCGACCCGCGCCCCGGGCTCGCCGTGCTCTGCTATCCCGTCGCCGAGCTCACCGGCCCGGCCGCCCACCAGGGCTCGGCCGCCAACCTGCTCGGCCCGGACGCGCCCGAGTCCGTACGCTCCGAGCTGTCGCTGCCCGAGCGCGTGGGCCCGGCCACGCCACCCATGTTCCTGTGGCACACGGCCGACGACGAGGCGGTCCCCGTCGAGAACACCTTCCAGGTGGCCCGGGCGCTCGCCCGCCACCAGGTCCCCTTGGAGGTGCACGTCTATCCCAGCGGGCGGCACGGCCTGGGGCTGGCCGAGGCCGATCCCGTCGTGGGCGACTGGACCGGCCGCTGCGCCGCCTTCCTGCGCGCCCGGGGCTGGTAGGGCTCAGAACTCCTGCGCGACCGTCCCGGCGCCGGGCCCGGACCTTCGTCGCGCGGCGGAAGCGGCCGGGGGCGACGCCGTGTCGCCATTGACCGGCCTGGCTTTGAAGGGACGTTGACCTGATGCCGTCCCGCGGCGGGCAGAGAAGTGGGGCAGAGGAGCGTGGCAGGCCACGCTCGCACGGAATCGAGCCCGGAGGCACGGCGATGTTCACCAGACGCGAATTCATGCGCCTGGCCGCGGTGACGGCAGGCGCTGGAGCATGCACGGCAGGGTCGGCGGATCGTGGCCTGCGCAAGTACGTCGACCCGTTGCCCCGCCTGCCGGTGGCCGTGCCCGACACGTCCGGTCATCCGGACCGCGACTCCTACGTGCTGACCATGCGCGAGCGCCCGTGGCGCTTCCACGCGGACCTGGCTACCACCGTCGCC
This region includes:
- a CDS encoding alpha/beta hydrolase, translated to MSEHPLWPTTGEATITAFPVRRDGPGPAVVVLPGGAYHHLADHEGAPVARWLNSLGIAAFVVRYRIAPHRHPLPLLDAARAVRWVRHHAASTGVDPARVGVLGFSAGGHLAGLLATEAGSMLPEGPHDAVDQADPRPGLAVLCYPVAELTGPAAHQGSAANLLGPDAPESVRSELSLPERVGPATPPMFLWHTADDEAVPVENTFQVARALARHQVPLEVHVYPSGRHGLGLAEADPVVGDWTGRCAAFLRARGW